DNA sequence from the Eisenibacter elegans DSM 3317 genome:
GTGTCCGTCCTTCCTCGTCGCCTATTTCAAAAGAATCGCGGACGAGCTGTATGGTGGTACTCTCATAGATGAGTGACAACAAGCGGAAGATGTGCGTGAAGTTGTATTCTATTTCGCGCTTGAGTGCCTCCCGCACTTCTTGGTACTGTTCTGTTTTTTCGATTTCGTGTAGTGCTACCAAATCCCAAAACGCGTCGCCTATTTCGGCTTCTAGGTAATAATAGACCACGTTGAGATATTGGGGAGGAATCTCTATATTACAATAGCTGAATACGAGCAGAATCTGCTTGGTTACCTCTGGGTGTGGGTGTTGTATCTTGCGCCAGAGCAACTCTATGGTATCCGGCGAGTTGATTTGGCCATAGATATGAATAATTCGGGTGAGAATTTCGGGGTTGTTGATAGATTTGCTGAAGTAGGGCTCCAATATCGGAATGGCAGCGTTGTGTAAATCTATAAAAGCAGCCGAAGCCGCAGGAGCATAGACAGGAAAGGCGAGTTGCTCGGCCAACAGCTCCCAGGTTTCGCGTATTTGCTCGATGCGGGCTATATGGATAGCTACCAATCGAACTTCTGGAATCAAGTCTTTCAGCAAACTGATTAACAACTGCTTACCCTCTTGTTGTTTGAGAAATGGGCGCAGGGCCATGGCCGCCCTAATACGGTTTTGGCTGTATTCTGAGCGTGCCAAGCGCTGTATTTCCGGCCAATCTTGAGGCAATTGGGAGGCTGATTTGGCATCGGGCTTGCCCCTGCTCAAGAAACATAAGTAGGATTTATCAATTTCGTACCGGACATGTTTTTCGATTTTGGCCAGCGAGTGACCTTCCAAATCCAGCATCAGCTGTTCGTAGCGCCTTAGGTCTGTATGTTTGGCTACCCTCAGCAAGAAGAGCAGCTGGTCTGCTTTGGTGGGGTCATTATTGCTTTGGGTGCGTGCCTCTTCCAGAAAATGAGCCAATATCTGCCGAGAGTCGTCATCGGCCTGAGATAAGCTGACTCCTTTGCGGTTTTCGGCCTGTGCCAAAGTATTTTGAAGGGTTTCGCGGTAGTGTCGGTGTAAAAACTGGATATTCACCAACCAAAGCAATATCAAGAAAAACAAGACCCCTAAAAACCAGAGCAAGTTGGTGAAGTGTAGGTAGTCAATAGCCAACAAGATTCCCCCACCCAACAAGCCCGCAAAGGCCTTCACATTGCCTTCTAGGCGTGTGGTTACACGCAACCGCACCTTAGAGTCGATGGGAAAGGTATACATCTTGAAGGTGGGTTCGTCAAAGGCATCGCGCAAGCTATTGAAAAACAACTGACAAAGCGCAACCGACAAAAAGACCAGCAACAAATTGCCTGCCGTAGGAAACACATTGTTAATCACTCCGGTAAGCAAGGATAGCAACACAAACAGCAAGGCCAACAAAGGGTTGATAAGCATCACTACCCGGATACCATACATCTCTACCAGCCTATCGGCCACAAAGGTTTGGGTCAATACAGCAAAGATGACTGTAAGGCCACCGAACAAGCCCAAGAATGCCGTCAGCTGGCTCTCATTGGGGTAGAAGTTGCTGGTTGTCGTCAAGAAGACATAGTTGAGAAAGACCGCCGCGATGCTGGCCACGATGACAAACAACACCATCCAGCGGATGTATGTATCGGCAAACATTGTCCACATAGGGTAGCGTATTTTTTGCCGCTGCTTGGGCTGTTGTTGTTGAAAAAACACAGAGCCTCGCGCTTGATAGGTAATGTAGGTTACGATGAATACCGTAATGAAGGCACCTATGGCGCTAATCCAGAGGAAGTCTATTGTTTTGACAAAGCGAGATAACAGCGGAATAGCAAAAAAAGCAAACAAGGTTGCAAAGCCCTTGCCCAAGTCTATACCACCTACGGTACGGCGTTGTTGTTGGATGGTAAAGATTCGGCCAAAAAGCCCCCAAAAAATCAATAGCATGATGTTGTTGAAGGGCAACATCAGCGAAAAAGTACTGAATATTAGTACTTTGCGACTGATAACCGGCAACATTCCCAAGGAATACTCTAAACGAATAAAGGCTGTCAACAGGCTAATCAACAACAACACAACCAAGGCTACTTTTGAAAAAGAAAACCGGCTTTGAAAAAACCCATACCAAGAGGTAATCAGAATGCCGACCACGCCCTGCGCGATAATCCCTAAAGGGAGGTAAATTTTTTCACCAAAATTACTCAAAAACAATGCACTGGCGCTTACATCGAAGGTAGCCGTAAATACTCCGGCCACAAACCCAAAAAATAGCAACAAGGCAACAGGGGTGCCTTCTCCATCGCGGAGGTTAAATGTTTTGTAATAAAAAGGTTTTAGTTTTGCAAGCATATGCTTTTACGCTGTTTTGAGCCAAACAATATAGGGGTATTTTTGAAATTTGGTGTAAGTTTTTCGACAATCTGCTGTTTTTTGTAGATGATGGTACTGATTTTAATTTATAGCGCCGGGTTTTATCTTAGCTTCTCTATTTCAGCTACTTGTTGGTCATAAAACTTTTGCTTGAAATAGTGCGCCTCTTCTAATATTGTCTGTGCTTTGGGCCTGTATTTTTGATGCGTTTCTGCTTCGGAGAGTTGTTGATTGCCTTCGATGACAGCGCTAAGCTTTTCCGCATCAAAATACACTTTCATTGTCCTGAAATTGTATTTTTCAATATCATTTTGCCCTTCAAAATAAAACAGCAGCTCATCTCCCAAATCATACACAAACTCTTTGTTATAGCGGACATTCCCATTGTTAATCAGAATGAGTATGGTTCGCAACTTGGGGGCAGCTCCATCTTTGTAGACATAAAAATAGCGCTCTTGTCTTGTGTAGCGAACTCCGTCGGGGAAGAGTTTGTCTTGTACATTCAATACAAACTGATTGAAGTGGTACTCTTCGTTTACGCGTTGATTTTCTACATAACGGTAGTAATCGTCTACATAGCGGATATGTTTATCGACTTGTGCTTGTACCGAAAGGCTCCACAAGCAAGCCCAAAGAAGTACCCATCGCTTCATAAATTGCTTCAGACATAAAGTAGCGCTCTTGGTGTATCCCACCGTATTGGGTACAATAGTATCAAATACTTAGCCAATATGTAAGTTTGAGTACCAGTGCGCGGGTTTTGGAGTCAAAGGTTTCTGGAAAGTAGTTTTCGGTATAGACCAAAAACAGGTCAGATACAGGCTTAAAGCGCCATTGTAAGCGGGCGTTGAGGTTGATATTGTCGATTTGGTTGTTGTATTGGCAGAATACGGCCAAAAATAAGGCTCGGGTAAAGGTAAAATCTACCCTAGGGCTGATGAGTAGCAGCTCGGTGCTGTTGTAAGGTTCGGGCAGGGCGAGGCGGTTATAATTGAAACCTAGACTGACAGAGCCTAAAGGGCGAATTTGGTAGGTGGCTCCTAGGCTGCCCGAATAAAGTTCACCATTATAAAACCCACCCCAACTATAGGAGGCATTCCACAAAAACACCGCCCGGTTGTTGGAGTTGTAGGAGACGCTGGCGCGCTGAAAGGCATAATCAGAGCCAGCCACCAGCCGTGCTCCTCCGCTGTTGCTAGGGTCAAAATCGGCTAAAAGACGGATATACTGCTGGCTGACTCCTGCTGAAAACGATGCCGTATTGTTGAAATTGACCCGATATGACAGCTCGGTTACTTGGTCGGTCAGCAGACCTGTAGTATTCCAAAACGTACTGGTGTAGAGGTATGGGCCGTGATTGTTGATGGAGAGCGGGCGGTCTACTTGGCTATTTTTGGGATAAAAGAGATAACCCACCCAAGGCTCCAGCCGCCAGTGGTTGCCCCTTGGGATAAAGCCCACATCGGCGCGGTAGTTTTCGCCCACATATTCGTGGTTCCAGGCGATGTTCCAATGACGGTCGTTGTAGGTAACATAAGAGGCATGGGCATACTGATTGGCTAGCCGCTCCGGGGTCAGGGCTTGATGATAGAAGAACTTGCCGCGCCAGCGGTTATCGGCAGAGGCTAGATTGTAGTCTATTCCAATAACACGGTTGAAATCGTTATTTTGCCAACGAAACTCCGAAATACTGTCAGAGGTCGCCTGCCGATTCACAAAAATCACCCCGATATTGGAGCGGGCAAACACCTTTTGTTGGAAAGCCAACACGGTATAATTCTGCCCTTCGATGCCCGCACCGGCGTTTTTACCGGTTTGCATATTCATTGCCCCTACCCTGAGAGAAGAGGAGAGCTTGCCACTGAGGCGAGCACCATAAAAAATCGGATTCTCGACCGTCAGCCCTGTCGTAGTATCGCGGGCTATGCCGATACGCCGAGAGAAGAAGGGGCGTATGCGTGAAAAGCCAAAACGCGCAAAAAGGTCATTATTCTCCAAAAAAAACTGCCTTCTTTCTGGGAAAAATATCTCAAATCGGTCTAGGTTGGTTACCTGCTGGTCTACTTCTACTTGCGAAAAATCGGGGTTGAAGGTCAAGTCAAGGTTTAGCGCCGGGGTCAGGGCTATTTTGGCATCTGCTCCAGCGCCAAAGCCATACTGAGCAGCCTCGCCCTCCTGTACGTTTTGGTTCATCCGGCTCGTAACAAAAG
Encoded proteins:
- a CDS encoding DUF5916 domain-containing protein — encoded protein: MSRSADFYYIKRQWLFGVSMFFLVVSTGSLWAQKSQPHQVLATKISSTIVPDGILDEAIWQQASRIGDFYLNYPHDTAYANTQTEVMIAYDDQNLYLAFICYDPAPEKKFVAQSLRRDFDGGRTDFVTVYLDTYNDGQNGFSFGITPYGVQREAIITDGDNLLSDWDNKWYSGAKIYEDRWEAEMVIPFKSVRYKKNAKAWRVNFARIDQKTNEVSSWVPVPRNFGVQALAFTGELTWEYPLGVSTANVAVIPFVTSRMNQNVQEGEAAQYGFGAGADAKIALTPALNLDLTFNPDFSQVEVDQQVTNLDRFEIFFPERRQFFLENNDLFARFGFSRIRPFFSRRIGIARDTTTGLTVENPIFYGARLSGKLSSSLRVGAMNMQTGKNAGAGIEGQNYTVLAFQQKVFARSNIGVIFVNRQATSDSISEFRWQNNDFNRVIGIDYNLASADNRWRGKFFYHQALTPERLANQYAHASYVTYNDRHWNIAWNHEYVGENYRADVGFIPRGNHWRLEPWVGYLFYPKNSQVDRPLSINNHGPYLYTSTFWNTTGLLTDQVTELSYRVNFNNTASFSAGVSQQYIRLLADFDPSNSGGARLVAGSDYAFQRASVSYNSNNRAVFLWNASYSWGGFYNGELYSGSLGATYQIRPLGSVSLGFNYNRLALPEPYNSTELLLISPRVDFTFTRALFLAVFCQYNNQIDNINLNARLQWRFKPVSDLFLVYTENYFPETFDSKTRALVLKLTYWLSI